A portion of the Cryptomeria japonica chromosome 5, Sugi_1.0, whole genome shotgun sequence genome contains these proteins:
- the LOC131074470 gene encoding disease resistance protein RPV1 isoform X1, with protein sequence MLDQCCISSLPNNFANLSNLRHLSLLYSQKLKRLPVSFKNLKLLEHLNLGWCSELTLTVEDLNFLENITRLNFLNLSGCKQLEELPRHITHQASLTELYFSETSIRELPDNIGQLSMLRELDFSETSIRELPDSIGQLSKLRELKINVLSSSLPTSLGDLSSLMNLSIQSCPKLERLPDSIADLSYLRNLLIEDCPQLKCLPDSIGQLSKLTELKIENLLFSSLPTSLGDLSSLMNLSIQSCPKLERLPDSIADLSYLRNLLIEDCPQLKCLPDSIGQLSKLRELKINVLSSSLPTSLGDLSSLMNLSIQSCPKLERLPDSIADLSYLRNLLIEDCPQLKCLPKSIMQLNNLQELTISNCPIGELDFGKASLPFGLSNLRKIFLQATEMSRISFSEDCCPYLESLDLFNNHQLEEIEALPITLKSINLENSEMLKKIPSFAGLTSQ encoded by the coding sequence ATGTTAGACCAGTGCTGCATATCATCACTACCTAACAATTTTGCGAATTTGAGCAATCTGCGGCATCTAAGTTTGTTGTACTCCCAAAAGTTGAAGAGGTTGCCGGTTTCTTTTAAAAATTTGAAGCTCCTGGAACATCTCAATTTAGGGTGGTGTAGTGAACTCACACTCACGGTAGAAGACTTAAATTTTCTAGAAAACATAACAAGGCTAAACTTTTTGAACCTTTCTGGGTGCAAGCAGTTAGAAGAGTTGCCTCGTCACATCACCCATCAAGCGTCCTTGACAGAGCTCTATTTCAGCGAGACCAGTATAAGGGAGCTACCAGATAACATCGGTCAACTCAGTATGCTGAGAGAGCTCGATTTCAGCGAAACCAGTATAAGGGAGCTACCAGATAGCATTGGTCAACTCAGCAAGCTAAGAGAGCTGAAGATAAATGTGTTATCCTCAAGCCTGCCGACATCTCTTGGAgatttgtcttccttgatgaatcTTTCAATTCAATCTTGTCCTAAGCTGGAACGTCTACCTGACTCTATTGCAGATTTGTCCTACTTGAGGAATCTTTTAATTGAAGATTGTCCTCAGCTGAAATGTCTACCAGATAGCATTGGTCAACTCAGCAAGCTAACAGAGCTGAAGATAGAAAATTTGTTATTCTCAAGCCTGCCGACATCTCTTGGAgatttgtcttccttgatgaatcTTTCAATTCAATCTTGTCCTAAGCTGGAACGTCTACCTGACTCTATTGCAGATTTGTCCTACTTGAGGAATCTTTTAATTGAAGATTGTCCTCAGCTGAAATGTCTACCAGATAGCATTGGTCAACTCAGCAAGCTAAGAGAGCTGAAGATAAATGTGTTATCCTCAAGCCTGCCGACATCTCTTGGAgatttgtcttccttgatgaatcTTTCAATTCAATCTTGTCCTAAGCTGGAACGTCTACCTGACTCTATTGCAGATTTGTCCTACTTGAGGAATCTTTTAATTGAAGATTGTCCTCAGCTGAAATGTCTACCAAAATCAATTATGCAACTGAATAATCTTCAAGAGTTGACTATATCCAATTGTCCAATCGGAGAATTGGATTTTGGGAAGGCATCATTACCTTTTGGATTGAGCAACCTGAGGAAGATATTTTTGCAGGCGACAGAAATGAGCAGAATTTCATTTTCTGAAGACTGTTGTCCTTACTTGGAAAGTCTCGATCTTTTCAACAATCATCAATTAGAGGAGATCGAAGCACTGCCAATAACCCTGAAGTCAATTAATCTGGAAAATTCTGAAATGCTGAAGAAAATTCCGAGTTTTGCAGGATTAACTTCTCAGTAA
- the LOC131074470 gene encoding uncharacterized protein LOC131074470 isoform X4 produces the protein MIEKTDEVDGFTVFCSHGKLIVSINRVHWSIIPSLLGLKYLVISGDFFNQLIEDISRTLVWLRWFQIGQRNLPPGLSLRKLRVLELCERGEYHLEELLGETHDEAPVQLRQLLISECHKFQGFPNTMGHLIHLKKIVIIGGHNVRSLPDEFCLLLSLE, from the exons ATGATCGAAAAAACTGATGAGGTTGATGGGTTTACCGTTTTCTGCTCGCACGGGAAACTCATCGTTTCCATAAATCGAGTACATTGGTCAATCATACCCTCTTTACTTGGACTAAAATATTTAGTGATTAGTGGAGATTTTTTTAATCAATTAATAGAAGATATATCAAGAACGCTGGTCTGGCTTCGCTGGTTCCAAATTGGCCAGCGAAATCTTCCACCAGGGCTTTCGTTGAGAAAATTGAGGGTTTTGGAACTCTGTGAAAGAGGAGAATATCACTTAGAAGAGCTGCTGGGGGAGACTCACGACGAG GCCCCTGTGCAGTTAAGGCAGTTGCTTATTTCTGAATGTCACAAATTTCAAGGTTTTCCAAATACAATGGGACATCTCATTCATTTAAAAAAGATAGTCATCATTGGGGGCCACAATGTTAGGAGTCTGCCAGATGAATTTTGCCTTCTCCTATCACTGGAATAG